Part of the Pseudomonas abietaniphila genome is shown below.
ACTTGCGGATTCGGCGTCGCTCTTCTGGCGGGCCTTGCAGCAGGCATAGGAGGTAGCCTGCTCACTGCCGCAGGGGAGGCGATAGGGAGTATGTTCTCATCGCCCTCCGGAACGATCGTCACAGCCTCACCCAATGTTTTCGTCAACAGCAGGCAGGCGGCGCACGTTGCGCTGAGTCTGGGAGCATGCAGCAAGCATCCGGGTCCGGTTCAGGTTGCCGAAGGTTCGACCAACGTATTCATCAACGGCACGGCGGCGGCGCGTAAGGGCGACAAGATCACCTGTGGCGCGACCATCTCCAGCGGCTCGGACAACGTGCTCATTGGAGGCGGCACTCAGCGGTATCTGCCGGTTGACGATGAGATCCCCGGCTGGCTGCGCACAACGGTAGACATATTGATGGCCGTCGCCGGTGCGGCGGGCGGTATCGCTCAGCTCATCAAGGCCGGCAGTCAAGCGGGCATGAAAGCCATCATGCCGTGCGTCATGAAATTCACCGCAGGCTTCGTTGCGGGCGAAGTTGCCAGTCGCTACGTCGTCGGCCCGGCCATCGAGGGTGCGATTGGTGGGCTGACGGGTAATCCGGTTGACCTGACCACCGGACGCAAAGTTATTCCCGATGAAACCGACTTCAGTCTGCCGGGCCTGATGCCGATTGAGTGGTCGCGTTTCTATGCCAGTGACCTGACCGTCGACAGCATCCTGGGGCGCGGCTGGGTCCTGCCATGGGAACAGAGCCTTCGCAGAAGCGGGTCCTTCGTCTATCTCACCGACAATCAGGGCCGCAGCGTTCCCTTCGTTAACGTGCAGCCGGGTGAGCGGGTGTACAACCCTCACGAGCAGGTCTATCTGGTCTGCACCGAGGGCGGTCACTACCTGCTGCAAACCCTCGACAACATCTTTTTCTACTTCGGTGAGGTCCCGGACGACAACACCGCCGTGCCGTTACAGCGCATCGAAAACGCACTCGGCCATTTTCTGCATTTCACCCGCACGGTCGATGGGGTGCTCACCGACATCAGTGCTACGGGTGGCACTCGTGTGCACCTGCATTACGACAACCCGCTGGGCCGCCTGACGGATGTCAGACGCGTTGCCGACAACGAAGCCGTTGAAACCCTCGTTCAATACCGCTACGACGACAACGGTCAGCTCACTGAGGTGATCAATCGGAACGGCGATTCGATGCGCCGCTTCAGCTACGCCGAAGGCGTCATGGCCAGCCACAGCAACGCGCTCGGGCTGAGTTGCAACTACCGTTGGGAAATTCTCGATAGCCAGCCTCGCGTGGTCGAGCACTGGACCAGTGACGGCGAGCACTTTCACTTTCGTTACGACTTCAAACAGCGCACTTCATGGGCGACCGACGTGCTGGGCCGTGAGCTGGAAGTCCACTACAACGCAGATCATCGCGTCATCGCCAGCCGTGATTACGGTGGCGAACACTACAAGATCGACATAGACGACAGCGGCAACATGACCGGCCTGACGCTGCCGGACGGCAATCGCCTGAAGCTCAAATACGACGAATATTCCCGACTCATTGAGGAAACTGACCCGCTGGGCCGTAGTGTCAAATACGCCTATCACCACCTGACCACGCTGGTGTCGTCGGTTTCGTACCCGGACGGCAGCGTCTGGAAGGCGCGCTACGACGACAAGGGCAACCTCATCGCCGAAATCGATGCACTCGGCCACAAAACCGAGTACCTCAACAGCGACGACGGTCTGCCGCACACTATCATCGACGCAACGCACAAATCCAAATACCTGTGGTGGAACGGCCTCGCGCAGGTGGAGCGTTTTCAGGACTGCTCAGGCAAAAGCACCTTCTACACCTACGACGACCGCGCTCACCTGATCGCGGTCACTGATGCGCTGAATCAAACGACAAAGCTCGAACGCAAACCCGACGGCGAAGTGCTGCGAATCGATCACCCAGACGGTACTGCAGAGTCCTTTACCTACAACGCCCTCGGCCAGGTCCTGACGCACACCGATGGCAAGGGCCAGACCACGCGTTTACTGCGCACCGCTCGCGGATTACCCAGCAGCCGACAGGACGCTAAAGGTCAGCGCATTCGATACGAGTACGACAAAGCCATCCGCCTCACCGCACTGGTTAACGAAAACAACACGGCCTATCAGTTTGCCTACGATGCTTCAGATCGCCTGATCGAAGAAAAACGCATCGACAACCTGACACGCCGTTTCAGCTACAACGTGGGCGGGCATCTGACGCGGGTCGATGAAATCGGCTATGGCGAGCGGGCCGAACGTCCACAGCGCAGCACTGAGTTTGAGCGCGACACAATTGGGCGTTTGCTTGCCAAGCTCAACGATGATGCACGTCAGGACTACACCTACGACGAAGGTGATCGCCTGCTGTCCATCGCGCGCTTGCCTACATCGATTGGTAAAAAACTCGGCGTCGGCGAAGAAACACTCTCGTTCGAATACGACCTCCTGGGCCGGCTAATCAAAGAGACCACACCCCAAGGCGCCCTGGACTACGAATACGATCCACTGAGCAACCTGACCACGCTGACCTTACCGACAGGCCAACACCTCAATCACCTGTACTACGGCAGCGGTCACCTGCACCAACTAAACCTCGACGGCCTGCTCATCAGCGACATGGAGCGCGATGACCTGCACCGCGAGGTCCTTCGCACCCAAGGCAAACTCACCAGTTGCTTCGGTTACGACGCCATGGGTCGCAAAAGCTGGCAGTTTGCATCGACGATGCCGGCTGAAAAGCTTTCGCAGATTCTGAACCCCGGCGACAACAGCCTACTGGTCGAACACGCGCAAAACCCGATCCACCGCCGCTACGAATACGACCCGGCCGGCGAACTGATCCGCACCCTCGACAAACTGCGCGGCGAGATCAAATACGAATACGAAGCCAACGGTCAGTTGCACAGCCGCGACACAGGCAAGCTCGCCGATAGCGAAGAGTTCAGGTACGACGCTGCGGCGAACAGGCTGAACTTCAACACCAGTCAGTTCGATCAGGTCAAAGACAACCGCATCAAGCGCTGGCGCGACCAGGAATATGCCTACGATGCGTGGGGCAACCTGATTGAAAAGCGGGTAGGGCTGAGCAAGCTGCAGACGTTCAGTTACGACTGCGAAAACCGTTTGGTCAAAGCTGAAATGCTGGTTAACGGCAAGCTTCAGAGCGTCGGCACCTACCGCTACGACAGCCTTGGGCGAAGAGTCGGGAAAACCTCCGAAATTGACGGCCAGACCGAACACAAGCATTTCCTTTGGCAAGGTCTGCGAATGCTGCGCGAAGAAACGCCGTGGCAGAGCAGTCTTTATGTCTACGAACCTGGTAGCTATGCACCGCTGGCGCGAGTGGACCAAAACGAAGGTGAAGAGAAGAAAAAGCTTTACTACTTTCACACCGACCAAATCGGCACGCCGCTGGAAATGACTGACGTTGATGGCAGCATTGTCTGGCAGGCGACGTACAAGGCTTGGGGCGAGGTTGAAACGTTTGCCGTCAACGACGTCGAGCAGAATCTGCGGTTTCAGGGTCAGTATTTCGACGACGAGACAGGGCTGCACTACAACACGTTTCGGTATTACGATCCGCAGGTGGGACGGTTTATTACGCAGGATCCGATTGGACTAAGTGGTGGGATCCACGTTTACCAATATGTCTTAAATCCCATCGACTACATTGACCCCTTGGGTCTTTCATTTAGTTCGGGTAAAGGTACACACAACGCCATCGCCACGCTTTATGATAGTGAAGGAAACGTAAAGGCGACCGGAGCTTGGCGCAGTGGCAACATGACGCCAGACGAGGCTGCGCTAGGTTTTCCAAAAAGCACACTTGCAACTCATACTGAAGCGAGGATTACCCGTGAACTACATCCGCAAGCAGTGGCAGGTGATCGACTCGTTATTGAAGGAGAATACCCTCCTTGCAATAGCTGTAAAGGTAAGATGAATAGCTTTAAAGGCGCTACGGGGGCAGATGTGGAGTATAAGTGGCCAGCCGGCAAGGGAGAGTCTGCAGAAACATGGAATGCCAAAGCGAAAGGCGCCAAGAAACTACCTATGTCAAGTTGTGGTTAATAAGGAAAAATATCAATGAAGAAATTCCTCGCCTCGGCGATAAAATGCTATAAAGAAGACGAAGTTTTAACCGTTGCATTGGGGGATGATGCCGAAGATCCAGATAATTTCTTAATTATTACGCGTCTAGACGACGAAGATAACGCTAGCGTAGATGATGGAATTGGCCTTCTGACAGATCAAGCTAAGTATGAGAAGTCCGGAGTTATAGCCAAGGTAATTTTGAGGTTGAATAAGCTGGAGATAGTAGTGAAACCTGAGTTTACGGAGTTTTATGGCTGCTCAAGTATTGTTGCGGAGTTTTTACCGAATGATAATGAGCTTTCCATAAATTACCTCAGTTTAAAAAAAGCGCTGCACCATATGTTTAGCGGTAGTCAAGTGGATTTTATTGTATAGCAGGTTAGACCATGTTCGGTCGTTTAATAGCGCGTCAGTGTTGTATCTCTTAATATAGAGTTTGCTTGACTTCTGGTGATGTTTAAGGGCGCAACGACCTGCACCGCGAGGTCCTTCGCACCCAAGGCAAACTCACCAGTTGCTTCGGTTACGACGCCATGGGTCGCAAACGCTGGCAGTTCGCATCGACGATGCCGGCTGAAAAGCTTTCGCAGATCCTGAACCCCGGCGACAACAGCCTGCTGGTCGAACACGCGCAAAACCCGATCCACCGCCGCTACGAATACGACCCGGCCGGCGAACTCATCCGCACCCTCGACAAACTGCGCGGCGAGATCAAGTACGAATACGAATACGAAGCGAACGGCTAACTACACAGCCGCGACACAGGCAAGCTCGTCGATAGTGAACAGTTCCGATAGGACGCTGCCGCGAACTGTTTGAACTTCAACACCAGCCAGCTTGACCGGTCAAAGACAACCGCATCAAGCGCCGGCTTACCATCGTTAAAACTCAAGCCAATAGGACCATGTTTTGTACGTTTTCAGCAGGTAAGCGCGACGCCCCGGCGCCGTTACCCGTGGTCCCGCAGCCTGAGCGCTGAGATCGAGGAGGCATCGCGTTTTTTACCGAATTCGCCGCGAATGCGCGCGATCTCTTCACGCAGCTTGTCCCGTACCAACATCTGGTCGTGCTCGGACAAGGATTCATACCAGCGGCGCTGAGCCGATCGGGTCGATGCGTCGTGCCCCCGGTCAGGAAGTGCGGACAGTATGGATTGAACAAAATCAGAGGCGGGGTCGGTTCCGTCCTCGGCGCGGTTATCCTTTGCGGCCGGGTCCATCGAGTTGCTCCTAATGACCGTCGTACGACGGGAAGGGGAATCACAGTCATCAAAAAATGGATGGATATCATCTTGCCTTGCGGTCATTAAAACAATACGGGCACTCGGGAAAAGTGACCGAGTCCGCAATGGGTCAATGCACCGCCCAGGACCGTGGCGCCGGTGTGTGAGTAAATTTCGAGATGCCTTTGACCCAGAAACGTCGGTGTGAGGTTTCATTGGGTGGCAGCAGCGGCTGGCTGGACCATTGATGCTGGCGCTTGGACTCTTCGCGCCATGCTTTCCACTCCATGGCTTCTGCGGTGTCTTTCGCTGCGCGTTCGTCATCGAACCAGCCAATCACAGAAACTTCGCCATGATCGCGGCCGTGTTCTACCAAGAGAAAAATGTCGTGCATACCTGTGCCTTTCACTGATCAAGTCCAGCCCACCTTTCGGGCTCTACTGATGGCTTATCGACACCGATGGAAGAATGTTTAGGTTTTGAAACACTCGCGCTGACCAGCGGTGCCGCGCGCCAGAGCGGCACACGATGGATCAGGGGTTGTTATTTAGGCAGGGGCGTCAGGATTTCCCCGTTGTCGTCCAGCAGGATGAACACCAGCAGTTTTGCCGGCTGGGTGGTGCTGGCGTTTCTGGATTCGTAGTGCTTCGAACCGGCAGGCTCGTACCAGGTCTGACCGGCCTTGTAAGTGATCGCTTTGCCGTCGTTGACCCGCGAAATCACCTCGCCCTCCAGCACATAGGCAATCGCACTGCCGCTGTGGCTATGGGGGATGGACACTTGCCCGGGTTTGTAGTCGACGGTCAGCACCGTGGCTTTTTTACCCGGCGCGTTGAGCATCGGGTGAGTCTCCAGCACGGTGACTTTCTCGTGTTCGGCATCGTGGGCTTGCGCGTTGAATGTCATTGGCAGCGAAAGGGTCAGGCAAGACAGGCTGGCTGCGAGCAATCTGATCGGGTTCATGATCGGTCCTCAGTGAACGAAGTGATAGATGACACGCTATGCCTGCGTGCCCATCCGTCACACCGCCAATCTGGGGAAAGATCATGAGGCCAATTTCAAATCGGGTACTTCACAGGACTGAAATGGGGTAATCCACGATCAGGCGAAACTCGTTCTGGTCACCCTCGGCCTGGTCGGCGTTGCCGCGATGCCACGCCTGACGGATACGAAACGACAGGTTTTTGGCCGGCCCGTCCTGTATCACGTACTTGGCTTCCAGGTTGGTTTCGTGGTGCTTGCCGTCTTCGCCGTAGCCATAGGCTCGGTAGGGGCTGTCGACGGCCATTTTGGTCCCGTCGATGTCGCGACCGTTGGCGTAGCGGGCCATGAAACTCAGCCCCGGAATACCGTAGGCGCTCATGGCCAGGTCATAGCGCGCCTGCCAGGATTTCTCGCCCGGGCCGTTGAAGTCGGAGTACTGAATGGAGTTGGCCAGGAAGATCGAATCGCCGGTCGTGCCCGGGCCGTTATCACCGAACGCTACATAGTCGAACGGCTCGTCCCCATGGACTTTCTGGTAGGCGAGGGTAAAGGTGTGACCGGCCATGAAGTTATAGGCCGCAGCCAATGACCACGTGGTGTTGTCGATGCTGCCCGCCTTGGCCTGGCCTTCATCGAGCGTGCGGTAAATGTTGAAATCGAACGTCAGCGACTGATCGCTCGGCATGGCCAGTACATAGTTGGCGTTACCGTAATACTGTCGCCAGATGTCCTCAAACTCCGATCCGTACAACTGGACGCTGAGGGCGTCATTGATCGCGTACTTGCCGCCAACGAAATCGACGCTGTTGGTCGTGACGTTGGCATAACTGGCAAACAGCTCATTGCTTGCGCTGGTGTGTTGTGGACCGTTGCCGGCCGTGAAGTGTCCGCCCTCAAGGTCCAAGCCGGTGATTTCACTGCTTTGGAGACTGAAGCCCGTCGCGGTTTGCGGGAAAAGCCGTGTACCGCCCGCTGCGAACACCGGTGCGGTGGGTTGCAAGGTTCCCCATTTGAGTTCGGTTTTGGATAGGCGCGCTTTAAGGGCGCCACCTGCGGTTGAAAACTCGTCTTCCGGACTGCCGCTGCTGTCCACCGGGATGTTGCCGGTGCCCGAATGCCCGGCGCCGCCATCCAGTTTCAGGCCGTACCAACCGTAAGCATCGACGCCGAATCCGACGGTGCCCGGCGTAAAGCCGGAACTGAAGTTGGCCATGGCCGCCTGGGACCAGTCCCGTCGGTCCCCAGCGCCACTCTTGCCGTCGCGATTGAAGTAATAGTTGCGTAACAGCACATTCAGTTTTGCGTCTTCGACAAAGCCTTTGGCATCGGCCTGATCACTGACGAAGGGTTCTGCTTCTACGGATTGGACATATCCTGCTGAAACCGCCAGGGCGATCAGGCTCAGGCTTATCACTCTCATAATGGCATTACCTCTAGGGTCTTTGAGGCAGCTTGCTATTACTTCAATCAGTAATAACGCCAACTGGCCCGCAAGACGCAAAGGATAATCGGTGATTTTCAGTTCGCCACTTTACGCGCGCAATCAACACGCCAACGGCAGGTTTTCTGACGATTGGTTTAGTTAACAGGCAATTAACCCGTTTTTCTAAAGTGGAGGTTCATCCATGGCACTGCGTTTCCGACGATCAGCGCGTACCCGGCAGGCTGCACCGTTCGATGTCGCTTTCGAACGCCACCTGGCGCACGAAACGATTGGTGAGCAGGCCGTTGAGGTTTTCATTGCTCGGTTTAGCAAAGTGTTCGGACATGGCCTGGCAGGATTTCCACTGAACGCTGATTACCCACACGTCACTGTCGTTTTCATCCTGGCTCAGGGCACTGTGCTGGCAACCGGGGAGGCGCTGGAGGTTGCTGACGACTGTGTTCAAGTATTCGCCCAGCTCTTGCGAGCGGCCGTGGGCTGCGTAAATTCGGACCGTATTGCTGGCTTCCTGGTTTTCCGGGGTCATGCAGGTTCTCCATCGCACCGAGATCGTTCTCAACCGTTGCCATATTAGTGGGGACCGGCGCAATTGCCAGTATCCAATAGAGCAATTGACCAGGAGACCAATCAAGGAGAGGGAGTCAGGAATGAATGATCGAGCTTGCTCACGGTTTTAGCGGATTCAACCCCGTGTGCGGGATGACAGTGCGCTGTCGTAATCAAGCTCGATAGGGGAGCGTGTGAGAGGGCGTAGAATTATTTACTGCCGCTGGATCCACCGCTGCCGCCGCTGGTGCCGCCACCGCCGCCGCTGCCGCCCATGCCATTATCGTTGCTCATGCCGCCACCCTGACCGGCAGTGCCATTGCCGTTCGAACTGCCCATGCCCTTGGTGCCGGGTGTGGAACTGTTTCCGGTTTTAGGGGTGCCGTCTGTGTCAGGACCCTGACTGCTGGTGCGTGGACCAGTGGTGTTCGAATCGACCGGGTCGGTCGGCCCCGTGGAGCCCGCGAAAGCGGAACCCGTCGCGACGGCGAGGAGGCTGGCCAGGGTCAGCGCGGTCAGTTTTGACTTGATCATGATGTGAATCCCTTTGTTGTCGTGGATACACATTGGTCTGGTGGCCGTCAGCAGACGTGCAGTCTTGCCGACAGACGGTCATCTGTTCGTGATGGCTGAAAAAAGCAGAGGCCGCAAAACCTCGAAACAAATCTGACGAAAGAGGCCATCGCGAAATAAACGCTGCCGAGGAAACCCGAGCGTGCGGGGCGGTCCTTTTGCCTTCTGATTGTCACAATTGAACCGAGAATGGGGCCTGTAGACCGCATATTTGTGCTCGATGTGGCGCATTGATATTAAATTCCCCCGAAGTAGACAACCCCCGTTTTCTTCAATGAAAACGGGGGTTTTGTTTTTACAGCCTGTAGGAAATCACCTACATCACGAGGCTAATTTCGACTGGTGTCTAAAGACTGTCATCAAACAGAAATGTTTCGGGTTTTAAATCTGCATCGGGTCTTCAACTGTGACCGCACAACACAAATTCTTCTGCTGAGGTATTGCCGTGAATCTGCTGACAAAAACACGCCTGTCGCTCCTGCTGGCTTCGATGTGCCTGACTGGAATGGCACACGCTACGGACGTCACTGGTGCTGGTTCGAGCTTCGTTTTCCCTGTCATCTCCAAATGGGCGACCGACTACAGCAAGAGCACTGATACCAAGATCAACTACCAGTCCATCGGTTCGGGCGGTGGTATCGCTCAAATCAAGGCGGCAACCGTGGACTTCGGCGCTTCCGATGCTCCTATGAAAGCCGAAGAGCTGGACTCGCTTAAGCTGGGTCAATTCCCTAGCGTGATCGGCGGTATCGTTCCGGTCATCAACGTGGAAGGCATCGAAACTGGCAAGCTGGAACTGAGCGGCAAGGTCCTGGCTGACATTTTCCAGGGCAAGATCACCAAGTGGAACGATCCAGCGATCGCTGCACTGAACAAAGGCCTGAAGCTGCCTGAAACCAACATCACCGTCGTTCACCGTTCTGACGGCTCGGGCACTTCGTTCAACTTCACCAACTACCTGGCCAAAGTCAGCCCGGACTGGAAATCAGCGATTGGCGAAGGCTCTGCCGTTCAATGGCCGGTCGGTGTAGGTGGCAAGGGTAACGAAGGTGTGGCTGCTTACGTAAAACAGATCAAAGGTTCGATCGGTTACGTTGAGTTCGCCTACGCCAAGACCAACAACATCTCCTATGCCAAGCTGGAAAACTCGGCTGGCAAGGTTGTCGAGCCTAGCGCCAAGGCCTTCGCAGCAGCCGCTGCCACTGCCAAGTGGGAAGACGCCAAAGACTTCAACCTGATCATGACCAACGCCCCGGGCGCTGACGCATGGCCAATCACGGCGACCACCTGGATCATCATGTACAAGGAACCGAAGAACGCCGAGAAGAGCGCTGCTGCGTTCGACTTCTTCAAATGGTCCCTGGAAAAAGGTCAGGCTCAAGCCGAGTCGCTGGACTACGTACCTCTGCCTAAAGAGCTGGTCAGCAAGATCGAAAACTACTGGAAAACCGAGTTCAAGAAGTAACTCGACGTTATCCGGCTTACCCCTGTCATCGAGCGCTCGGTGACAGGGTTTCCTTGCGAGTGGACCCACCATGACTGAAAACACCCAATATATGTCCGCTGTGATTCCGGATGTGACATCCGAGAGCGAAAAACGCGCGGCCCGCGATCACCGACACGACGCCTGGTTCCGGCGCACGATGCTGGGAGCGGCTCTGTTGGTGCTGCTATTGCTGGCGAGCATCGCCGGCTCGACACTCTGGGGCGGTGCCCTGGCGTTCAAAACGTTTGGCTTTGAATTTCTTACCAGCACTGAATGGGATGCGGTCAACGGCCATTTCGGCGCGTTGGTCCCGATCTACGGCACCTTGGTGACATCCTTTCTCGCGCTGCTGATCGCCGTTCCGGTGAGTTTCGGCATCGCGATTTTTCTGACTGAAGTGGCGCCGCCCTGGTTGCGGATGCCGATTGCCTCCGCGGTCGAACTGCTGGCGGGCATTCCTTCGATTATTTACGGCATGTGGGGCCTGTTCGTGTTCGGCCCGTTCATGGCCGAATACATGGCGCCCTGGATCAACGACAACCTCGGCGCGCTGCCGCTGATCGGTCAGATCTTCCAGGGTCCGCCACTGGGCATCGGCATGCTGACCGCCGGCATCGTCCTGGCCATCATGATCACGCCATTCATTACCTCGGTGATGACCGAAGTGTTCCGCAGCGTACCCATCGCGCTTAAAGAGTCGGCATACGCCCTCGGCGGCACGACCTGGGAAGTGGTCTGGGACATCGTTCTGCCTTACACGCGCTCGGCCGTGGTCGGCGGGATTTTCCTGGGCTTGGGTCGCGCACTGGGTGAAACCATGGCCGTGACCTTCGTGCTCGGTAACGCTCACCAGTTCTCCGCGTCTCTGATGATGCCGAGCAGCTCGATTGCGTCGGTGATCGCCAACGAGTTCAGCGAGGCTTATACCGACCTGCATCGCTCGTCGCTGATCGCGTTGGGCTTCCTGCTGTTTGTCGTCACTTTCATCGTGCTGGCGATTGCCCGTCTGATGCTGTCCCGTCTGTCGCGCAAGGAGGGTCTATGAGTAAGCCCGATAACGAAAACCTGTACCGGGCCCGCGCGTTCAAGAACATGATCGCGATGGTCCTCAGCTGCGGCGCCACCGTCTTCGGTTTGCTGTGGCTGGTGTGGATCCTGCTGACCACCATCATCAACGGTTTCCAGGCACTGAACCTGCGTCTGTTCACCGACATGACCCCGCCACCGGGTTCGGCCGGCGGTCTGGCCAACGCCTTTTACGGCAGCTTCCTGATGTCCGGCATCGGCCTGTTGATCGGTACGCCGATCGGCCTGATGGCCGGTATCTGGCTGGCGGAATTCGCCCGTCACTCCAAGCTGGGCAACGCGGTTCGCTTCATCAACGACATCCTGCTGTCGGCGCCTTCGATTGTGCTGGGCTTGTTCGTGTACACCGCCGTGATCCTGCCAGTCAGCGCTCTGACCAACCATCAGGTCGGCTTCTCGGCCATTGCCGGCGCGCTGGCCCTGGCCTTGCTGGTGATTCCGGTCGTGGTCCGCACCACCGATGAGATGCTCCAGTTGCAACCGTCGACCATGCGCGAAGCGGCACTGGCGCTCGGTGTGCCGCAGTGGAAGCTGACCCTGCAGATCGTGCTGCGCGCCGCCAAGGCGGGCGTGGTCACCGGTGTGCTGCTGGCACTCGCCCGCATCACCGGCGAAACAGCGCCATTGCTGTTCACCGCCTTCGGTAACCAGTTCTGGAGCAGCAACGTTCTCAAACCGATTGCAAGCGTTCCCGTGGTGATCTTCCAGTACGCGATGAGCCCGTTCGATGACTGGCATTCCCTGGCCTGGGCCGGTGCCTTGATTCTGACCTTGTTCGTACTGGTGCTGAGCCTCAGCTCCCGTCTTCTCCTTTTGCGCAATAAGGCATCCTGATGAATAACCTTTCCCTTGCCGACGAAAAAACCAAGATTCAGGTACGCGGCCTCGATTTCTTCTACAACGGTCATCGCTCGCTGAAATCGGTCGACATGACCATTCCAGAGAAGCGCATCACCGCAATCATCGGTCCGTCGGGTTGCGGCAAGTCGACCTTGTTGCGCGTGTTCAACCGCATCTATTCGATGTACCCGAAGCAGGAAGCCAAGGGTGAAGTGATCCTGAACGGCGAAAACATCCTGGCCCCTGGCTATTCGATGAACCGCCTGCGCAGTCACGTGGGCATGGTGTTTCAGAAGCCGGTCCCGTTCCCGATGTCGATTTACGACAACATCGCCTACGCCGTGCGTCACCACGAAAAACTATCCCGTCGCGAGATGGAAGAGCGTGTGGAAGAAGCCCTGCGTGGCGCGGCGTTGTGGGATGAGGTGAAAGACAAGCTCAAGCAAAGCGCGCAGAGCCTGTCCGGTGGTCAGCAACAGCGTCTGTGCATTGCACGGACCATCGCGCTGCGTCCACAAGTGTTGCTGCTCGACGAACCGACCTCGGCGCTCGATCCGATCTCCACCGGCCGCATCGAACAGCTGATCACCGAGCTCAAAGAGCAGTTCACCGTGGTCATCGTGACCCACAATATGCAGCAGGCGGCGCGCTGCTCGGATTACACCGCGTTCATGTTCATGGGTGAACTGATCGAGCACGGCGACACCGACACCATCTTCAC
Proteins encoded:
- a CDS encoding RHS repeat-associated core domain-containing protein, which gives rise to MFEAARFGDDISHTSALGGFLIGAALGIALVATVAIATFTCGFGVALLAGLAAGIGGSLLTAAGEAIGSMFSSPSGTIVTASPNVFVNSRQAAHVALSLGACSKHPGPVQVAEGSTNVFINGTAAARKGDKITCGATISSGSDNVLIGGGTQRYLPVDDEIPGWLRTTVDILMAVAGAAGGIAQLIKAGSQAGMKAIMPCVMKFTAGFVAGEVASRYVVGPAIEGAIGGLTGNPVDLTTGRKVIPDETDFSLPGLMPIEWSRFYASDLTVDSILGRGWVLPWEQSLRRSGSFVYLTDNQGRSVPFVNVQPGERVYNPHEQVYLVCTEGGHYLLQTLDNIFFYFGEVPDDNTAVPLQRIENALGHFLHFTRTVDGVLTDISATGGTRVHLHYDNPLGRLTDVRRVADNEAVETLVQYRYDDNGQLTEVINRNGDSMRRFSYAEGVMASHSNALGLSCNYRWEILDSQPRVVEHWTSDGEHFHFRYDFKQRTSWATDVLGRELEVHYNADHRVIASRDYGGEHYKIDIDDSGNMTGLTLPDGNRLKLKYDEYSRLIEETDPLGRSVKYAYHHLTTLVSSVSYPDGSVWKARYDDKGNLIAEIDALGHKTEYLNSDDGLPHTIIDATHKSKYLWWNGLAQVERFQDCSGKSTFYTYDDRAHLIAVTDALNQTTKLERKPDGEVLRIDHPDGTAESFTYNALGQVLTHTDGKGQTTRLLRTARGLPSSRQDAKGQRIRYEYDKAIRLTALVNENNTAYQFAYDASDRLIEEKRIDNLTRRFSYNVGGHLTRVDEIGYGERAERPQRSTEFERDTIGRLLAKLNDDARQDYTYDEGDRLLSIARLPTSIGKKLGVGEETLSFEYDLLGRLIKETTPQGALDYEYDPLSNLTTLTLPTGQHLNHLYYGSGHLHQLNLDGLLISDMERDDLHREVLRTQGKLTSCFGYDAMGRKSWQFASTMPAEKLSQILNPGDNSLLVEHAQNPIHRRYEYDPAGELIRTLDKLRGEIKYEYEANGQLHSRDTGKLADSEEFRYDAAANRLNFNTSQFDQVKDNRIKRWRDQEYAYDAWGNLIEKRVGLSKLQTFSYDCENRLVKAEMLVNGKLQSVGTYRYDSLGRRVGKTSEIDGQTEHKHFLWQGLRMLREETPWQSSLYVYEPGSYAPLARVDQNEGEEKKKLYYFHTDQIGTPLEMTDVDGSIVWQATYKAWGEVETFAVNDVEQNLRFQGQYFDDETGLHYNTFRYYDPQVGRFITQDPIGLSGGIHVYQYVLNPIDYIDPLGLSFSSGKGTHNAIATLYDSEGNVKATGAWRSGNMTPDEAALGFPKSTLATHTEARITRELHPQAVAGDRLVIEGEYPPCNSCKGKMNSFKGATGADVEYKWPAGKGESAETWNAKAKGAKKLPMSSCG
- a CDS encoding cupin domain-containing protein, which produces MNPIRLLAASLSCLTLSLPMTFNAQAHDAEHEKVTVLETHPMLNAPGKKATVLTVDYKPGQVSIPHSHSGSAIAYVLEGEVISRVNDGKAITYKAGQTWYEPAGSKHYESRNASTTQPAKLLVFILLDDNGEILTPLPK
- a CDS encoding OprD family porin; this encodes MRVISLSLIALAVSAGYVQSVEAEPFVSDQADAKGFVEDAKLNVLLRNYYFNRDGKSGAGDRRDWSQAAMANFSSGFTPGTVGFGVDAYGWYGLKLDGGAGHSGTGNIPVDSSGSPEDEFSTAGGALKARLSKTELKWGTLQPTAPVFAAGGTRLFPQTATGFSLQSSEITGLDLEGGHFTAGNGPQHTSASNELFASYANVTTNSVDFVGGKYAINDALSVQLYGSEFEDIWRQYYGNANYVLAMPSDQSLTFDFNIYRTLDEGQAKAGSIDNTTWSLAAAYNFMAGHTFTLAYQKVHGDEPFDYVAFGDNGPGTTGDSIFLANSIQYSDFNGPGEKSWQARYDLAMSAYGIPGLSFMARYANGRDIDGTKMAVDSPYRAYGYGEDGKHHETNLEAKYVIQDGPAKNLSFRIRQAWHRGNADQAEGDQNEFRLIVDYPISVL
- a CDS encoding antibiotic biosynthesis monooxygenase family protein; translated protein: MTPENQEASNTVRIYAAHGRSQELGEYLNTVVSNLQRLPGCQHSALSQDENDSDVWVISVQWKSCQAMSEHFAKPSNENLNGLLTNRFVRQVAFESDIERCSLPGTR
- the pstS gene encoding phosphate ABC transporter substrate-binding protein PstS: MNLLTKTRLSLLLASMCLTGMAHATDVTGAGSSFVFPVISKWATDYSKSTDTKINYQSIGSGGGIAQIKAATVDFGASDAPMKAEELDSLKLGQFPSVIGGIVPVINVEGIETGKLELSGKVLADIFQGKITKWNDPAIAALNKGLKLPETNITVVHRSDGSGTSFNFTNYLAKVSPDWKSAIGEGSAVQWPVGVGGKGNEGVAAYVKQIKGSIGYVEFAYAKTNNISYAKLENSAGKVVEPSAKAFAAAAATAKWEDAKDFNLIMTNAPGADAWPITATTWIIMYKEPKNAEKSAAAFDFFKWSLEKGQAQAESLDYVPLPKELVSKIENYWKTEFKK